The genomic segment GCACCTGTTCCAGAATGAAGGACTAGGGTTCTTTCAGCCTGCCCTAGAGGAGGGTGGAGGCTTGGGCCCAGGTCTGTCAGGACAGAGAAAGGCCTGCTGACAGACGTGAGGTCAGTTCAGAGGACGGGAAGAAAGGGTGTGACTTAAGCCAGGCAGTACAAGGAGGGGTCGCAAGCTATCTGTGGGGCctctgcaggctgctggggaacAGCAACGCCtggaagagaagagggggatgTGAACCAGGAGCCTGACCCACCTCAGACCCGGTCGGGTGTGTCAGGAGACGACAAAAAACCACCACGGACAGTATTCAGGTTTCCCACTGTCAGCCACAGAAATGCTGACTCCATTTACAACCTGCACAGTCTTactgtgctgcagccagtgatAGTCTACCCACtggtgccagagagagagagagagagagagagagagagagagagagagagaggaggtcatcAGCGTGAGAGCCAGCCGGCCAGACATGAAAGAAGGCTGCCAACAAGTGACAAACTTCAGGTGGAACGCAGGAGCTGTGCACAGCAGGGAGACCAGACCATGGTCTCACTACTCGGGAGACAGACGCAGGCTCAGCTCTGCTcctggctgtgggaccttggacAAGTCAGCTCAGCTCTCCGAACTTCAGGTTCTTTTTCTAATAAAGGGTGCACGATCACATATACCTATCCACAGGGGTGTGTAGACAAAAGGAACTATCACAAGGAAAAGACCCAGGGCCAAATCATCTGAACTCACGGACAGTTCCTCATGGGCAGAGCCTAAAAAGCCTGCCCTCAGAGCATGGAACTCCCTAAATCCAGGGTTTCTCGATAGGCAAAGGAGATCCTGACCCACCCTACCACCCTACAGGAGTCCCTCACTCACCCGGGGGACTGGTCCGACTGTGGCCCTTGCCGGCAGAGGCCTTCGTCCCAGGCCTAGGTGGCCCCAGAAGGCCCCTCTTCCTCCCTGGGACTGGGAGAGTGAGTGGCCCTCtccttctccagcctctgagAGTCCTGGGTCTGCACCCCGGGATGCTGCTGCTCCACGATCCCGCCCCCCAGATTTGTTTGCTGCAGGGCCGGCGGGGAGTCTTGGGGGGGGGTAGAGGAATTAGGGATGAAGGACAGGGGAAGAAGggtgggcagagataggaagtTGAGGTACAAAGGGGGCAGAGAGTCCCAGCCCTGGTCCCCAGTTCAGCCCCCCCAGGAAGAAGGTGGATGGACAGCTGGACTTCTAAGCAAATTCCACATAAGTGAGCACTGAGGTAACAGCTGTAGCCGAGGGGGGGCTGGAGGTGGCTGTGTGAACACTATGCCAAGTCCATGCAAATCAGCACGCTGAGCGGGACCGAGCTGAGGTAAGTGAGCATTGTGGGGGGGCCTCACCTACCCTCACCTCTCACAAGGTTGATGGGCGGAAGCTTGTCCCACCGGCAGGAGGGTGCCCTCTACGGGAGCACTCACCTTTCGGGGCccccttctgcttcttctgctgtCGCTTAGCGTGGGCATCCTGCCAGCTGGACAGCTGCTGGAGGACGTACTTCATGTCCAGGTGtgaagggcccaggccactggCCTCCAGGGCGGAGGCCACCACATTCATTCTCGTGGCCTCATCCAGCTCTGGCTCCACCTCCTCCCAGGCCTCGGTCTCCTCAGACGCCTGCTCTGCCTCTTCGGCAAGCCCTTCCTCAGCTGTCCCCACCTCCTCGATGGCCCCCAGctcctcctcaggcaccagctcCTCTGGAGCCTCAAAATCTTCAGGCGGCTTGAGATCTTGCGGCGGTGGGGGTGGTGGCATCACCCCCTTCCCCTGCTCTCGCTCATCCTTGCAACGGATGTCGCATCTAGGCAGGGAGGGAGACAGTGGGGTCTTTCCACACCCGTCACCCACGCTGGGCTTCCGGGCACCTGTTCTACTCCCCAGGGCTCTCCCACCAAGGAAATGAGGAGGACATCgcaaccccacccccagcccttagctctctgtgagttcttttGCCCTGCCCCAGCCTACCGACCCTCATGGTCCTCCCCAGTTCCGTCCCAGCCAGGAGTGAGGGAAAAGAGAATCATCTTCAAGGTGTACAATACCCAACCCATGCCCCTTAGCAGAAAGGAGGGTCATCAGTCCCAGACAGGTTCCATTTGCTTGTCCACTCCCCACCCTCCTGTCTAGAAAAGAGCAATTGGGCTATTTCATCCTAGAGCCAGTTGTCATGGAAACGAATCCATCGAGGGCAGGCTCACATGGTTGCCCAAGGACGCAAAGGATCCAAACTGGGACTGAGTCCCAGGTGTTCCCATGGGCTGAGCCATTCACCTCTCAGCCCGTGGTCaggtgaaggaaaagaaaagccgtGGTCTCTACCTAGAGCAGCCTTAAATCAAGCAGCTACCTAGGAGCTGTGATCTGAACGGAAAGGGGACAGCCCATTCCCCAAAACAACTTTCAGACAAGCAGCCCCCAAGGACACGCCTTCCCAGGGGTTTTCCAGTCACAGAATCAGCAGCAAGCTGCTGTCTGGCTGCTGAAACGTGAAGACAAATGATGGGGAGCCCTTAGCCAAGAGTACCCCAGGTTTGATGTCTCCCACACAGACACCCTGTAAGTCCTTAACAGAGTACAAGACCTTCAGTGTACTGAGGAAGCTGACACTACCAAGTCCCTGGGACACAAACACAGTGAAAAGTCACAGAAGTCAGGCATGGGGGCGCACGCCttccatctcagcactggggaggcagagagaggcaggtgtatctcgaagttcgagaccagcctggtctacagagtgagttccaggacagtcagagctacacatagaaacccagtcccaaaaagacaaaaggaaaacaaagaagccTCAGGTAGAAATGACCAATCCAACAGAGTCCGCAGAGGAAGGGGCTAGGCAGTGTGAGGAGGGCCGGatagggaggcaggaggaatggTGGGGAACGCAATGGAGGTCAGAGATGAGGGTCAACCATGCCCCACTCAGAAGGGAGTTGCCACCGAGTAAACCAAACTGAGCATAGCTGAACCAAGCCTGAGGAGCCCGGTCACGCACCTCTCCATGAAATACGCAGGGTCAGTGATGATCTTCCGTAGAGATGTTCGGAGCTCCTCAGCCAGTGTCTCTGGGAAACTCGGAAGTGCATCCTACAACAGAGGGGAGACATACCACCCCCAcgctcacaggaaaaaaaaaatctgagggcAGAAACCAGCCAGCAGAGTTGAGCACAGGGTGCACCCAGGTCAAAGGGGCATCCTCACCAGAGGCACACTGTATCCGTAGTGGGTGACAGAACCCGAGGAGCGCTGGCGCTGGTTCTTCCCATCCTCCTGGCGCTCACGAAGCCTGCTCCCATAATCCTGCGCGTGGGAGCCCCCTCGCAGGCTCTGCTAGGATCCAGGGGTACCCAGTCAGGCGCTCCGCCTGCGCCCGCCTTTGGCAGAGGCAAGCCCCGCCCCCCTTTAGATCCAAACAAAGTGATCCTGGACAAGACCCATTCCGGCCTCAAAGGAGCTGCTACCCGCTGGGCCACCAGCCAGTCAGGGTGGGGGCCAGATCTGCCCGCAAGTTGCTTATCTTCTGTGGAGAGCCAAGCAGTCCCCTGGGGCCTGCATCCCACATCTGGGCCAGGGATACATGGAGCCTCACCTCTGGGTGGACTCCCTTCTCAGAAGCCAGCTGTTGCTGCAATTTCTCCGTCTGGGCTCCATACTGGAAGGAACAAGGATGTGTGgaacacacacaccccctcaAGGCCTCCCACTCCTGTCCCCCTGGCCCCAACAGTCTTCCCACATCAGGGAGACTTGGACGGTCCTTTTAGGAGGAAGTCACATGGAACGGAAGTCCTAACGTGGGCGTCATTCAGTCCGATACCTGAGGGAGTATGGGATCCTGTGAGGGCCCGGTTAGGGACGTGACTGGGCCGTTTGAATGGCTCTCTAGTTATCTCTGCTAACTCTGATGCCTACACAGGGAAGGCCTTTGTGCCTGGCAGAGCCCAGAGCTACAGAAGGCAGAGCAGGGGCAGGAGGCTGGGGTCCCATGGAGCCCTGATAAACGGGCTTCCACAGGGCGGCTTACAGACTGACAACGCTGTTGTAGCTTGGTGATCTCGGCCTGCAGCTGGGTGATCTCCTTCTGCTGCCGCTCGTAGCCCTCCAGCCTGAGCACCAGCACCTCCGAGAGCTCTGCCATCTGCTGGCTGGCTTCAGCTACGGGACAAGCGCCGGGCCGGTCAGCCCTGGCTCGGGGCCTCTGTCCCGCCCCTCAGGGCTCCCACGGGGCTTTGACATTCTTTGCTCagggcttcttcttcttcagaaaCGGCTTATTAACACAGAGCAGggaccaggtgtgtgtgtgtgtgtgtgtgtgtgtgtgtgtgtgtgtgtgtgtgtggttggtaaGACCTGAGCCGAGCCCACACCGAGCTCCAGTACAGTGGAGACCTCAGGCAGCTGGGAAAAGGAACTCACAATCCCGGATAGTATGGGCTATGATGGAGTCAGTGTCCAGGGGGACAGCAGTAGAGAAAAGGGCATCACAGGAGAAGCATCAAACAGTGCTTCAGGGCCTGGGAAGGGTTCTGGAGGGAGCCACTGGCTAAGTAAGCCCCACCacagaaagagggagatggagagtgtaggcagtgaggggctggggcagcGACAAAGGTGGGGGAAGGGGTCGGTCGGGATGACCCTCTGATCAATGGGAAGCTGGAACCGGATTTGGTTTCAGAAAACTCATCTGGGCTGTAGGTAAAGGGCCCTGAATGGGCAGAGAGATCCCATTATGCATTATGAGGTGTCACGGGCTAGAGACATCGAGACTTGAGAGCTGTGGAAATCAGGGGGAAGGAAGGCCAGGGATGACGTGCGGAGACAGCAGAAGCTAAATGCTACCCTTCTGAGTCTGCACCTCGGCAAGTAGACTTGAGGTCCTCAGGGGCAGACAAAGCCCAGGTTGGTGCTAGGCACAGCCCAGAGCCAATATGTGACTGTGAACTCCCCCAGTCCTAAATGCCCAGACTCTGACAGCTCCTGGCTCCCTCCGCACTGTCCCATCCAccttcccagcttgtactgtccCAAATAATAGACTTTAGGGACCTCTGTGGTTTCTACAGAGCTCTATACTTTGCAGAAAGCACTTTTTCAGCCAGCTAGCTAgctcgctccctccctcctaaTCCCTCGCTCTCTCCAAAGTCTCATATAGGTGGTCTTCAACACCTGACCCTCCGGTCTctggtgagtgctgggattacaggtgtgcactctgCCATGCTCAGCAATGGTGCTTCACCTGATCCTCATAAAGCCCGAGATGATCAGCACGCCATGGTTATTAATCCTCGTCCTAAAGATGGACGTTCAGAGAAGCCGAGGAATTTGTCTGCGCTTACACAACCTCGAAGTCCCGGAGCCAGGACCTCAGCTCAGACCCTCCAGCCTCCAAACCCTGAATTCTTTCCATCATCCCTCGGGACAGTGCGCTTCCCCGAATCACAGTGTCACGTACAAAACTGCTCCACACACTCCAGAATGAGCATCTGCTCCTCGTCTTCCAGGTTGTCAAGGTGGGAGGcctggaggaagggaaagaggaaggggccAGGCTGTCACCATCCCCTGCCAAAGGGCGTGCCCTCCTCCCTGTCCTCACCTCCTCTCGCAGGTGTTCATTCTCTTCCTCCAGCAGCTTCAGCTTCTGCTGCAGGGCTTCCAGCTGTGGGCAGTGGTGCTGCGACTCCACCTTAGGGGGCCTGGCAACAGGTCGATgagagtcagtgtgtgtgtgtgtggagcggggagctgggggcggggggaaaGGCTTCCCCACACTGGCTAAGGGTGGCAAGTCCCAGTAGCTCTCCTGACAGGCTCACTGCCCATGTCCCTGTTTACAAACGAGCAACTGAGCCTCAGAGAAGGGAGGGTCCAGGCACAAAGGCAGAACACGTACGGCTTGGGGGCACCATAAGGATGATCATGCCGCCTGTCTTGATCCCGCTTTCCTTCatgttcctcctcttccccctcttcttcctcctcttcctcctcctcctcctcctcagagtcCGAGTAGAGCTGAAGGAGGTCGTCTCGCAGGTTTACCTGCTTCCGGAGATGTAAGATctaggggaagagagggaagccACTGAGAGGTGAGTAAGGAGGCACAGCATGGTGCTAAGTTTGGGGGAGGGAACGCGtgacccctccccttctccccggAACACCCAGATACCTCCTCCCTGGCTGAGCCCAGCATCGTCTCCAGTTTATTATTCTCCTCCATCAGAGCACTGTTCTGTTTCACCAGGGACTGGCCAATGCGGGCGGCTGTGGTCAGGTCCCGTTCTTTCTGCAAAAGAAGAGCCACCTACTATTCACACTTTCCCAGTGTCTGGGACCTCCCAAACAGGAGGAAGAAACAAGGGCTAGGCCACCAGAAGAAAGCTTCCCCAACACCCAACTGTCTAGAGACTATTAACCAACTCTGGggtctgactcagtttcccatcaTGGGGAAATCAGCCCAGATTGGCCCCCTGAAAGCTACTTGCCTTCCAGGAGAGGGGCCCGCAAGGTGGCCCCCAGGCAagcagaaaaacagacaaaatcccTAAGTCCTGCAGGGCAGAGTCAATCCAGGGCTGGCCTGGATGAGGAAGGCAGTACCCACCTCTTCCAACAAATAGAGCATCACTTTCACATCATCTTCGGTGATCTTCTTCGTGGGGGGTGGGTTAGGGCACAGTGCTGCAGAAGGAAAGGCCTGAATGCGTCAGGGAAAGGAGCCAAGGCTGCCCATAGCCCACTGTGTCCCTCACACCAAAGGTCAAGGAGCCAGGAGACTGAGATCCATCCGGCCCTAGCACCTTCTCCATAGCTCGGATCTCAGCATTCCTGCTTCCTCAGGAGGGGCCTGGGTGCTGTAAGAGCAAAGCCATCCTCCAGGTTCAGGAACTGGACTCCTAGGACCCCTGGGTCCTTGGTTCCTAGAGATAGGAAGTCAAGGGAAATACAGCAGGAGACTGACTCATCATGCCTGACCCAATCGGCCGCGAAGCCAGCTCACTGGAGCCTCCTCGGTCAATAAAAACAGATGCAGTCACCCATCTTACACCTGTTGCGTGTGACAAGAGGGCCAAGAAGACTTCTTCAGCACCCAGAAGGGGGCACCTGAGCTTAAAACTGCCCCCGCCCAGAAGAGGAGGGACAGAAGCCCAGggccccacccactcctcccgCCTCAGCCCTGCTCCGGGAAAGCTCGACCCAGACCCCTGCAGCCAAGCAGTGGTCAAAAGctccccctccatccacccaCGCAGGCTGGTCCCGCGGGCTAGCGCAGGCTCAGAGCGTGCCCAGCAGCTCCCTCCGGCAGCCCCCGCCCCTCTGCTGGCACTGCGGTAGACGGGGAGGGGGCACTGAGAGTGCGCAGATCTGCCGCAGCAACAGGCGCGAAGAGGGGGCGGGGAGCGCGCAAGCCCTGGACCTGACGCACCCACAAAAAATCGTGGAAcccaagagggaggaagagatggggaaaggGAGACTTAAGAGGCACCGCGGACAGTGGTCTCAAGGGGGTGGTGGAAAGGTGGGACTGAGCGCCACAGGGGGGCGGGGCGCCTGAGTCGGTGGGTCCCCTCCTCCCCGGGGATGCCCTAGTAGCAGCCAGTGAGGGAATCCCATAGACTCAGTTTACCTTCCTGCAGCTCTCGAATAAACGCCGCGCGCGCAGGGCCAGACACGCCGGGCCTCCGGCCGATGTACGCGGCTGGCGTCTTCCAGATTCCCTCGGCCTTTCCTTTGCCCAGGCTAGTAGCCCGGGGACCGTAAGGCCCCTGGAATACGTAGCGGGTCCACGGCGCGTCCGAATTGCCGATTATCATGGACCGACAAAAGCTTCCTGTCTTGGTGCGAGATCCTGGAGCTCGCTGTCCGGACCCGGTTCCCTGCGCCGGAGCAGGTTTGGGCTCCGCCGAGGGCTCCGGGGCCGGATTGGCGGCAGGCTGGGTCGCGGGGGTCCCTGCTGCTGGGTCCCCCGACCCCGTCCCGTCCCCGGCACCGCTCTGCACCTGTTCCTTCGGACGCATCTTGACTCCGCAGTGGGCTGTCGCAGCCGAGCCTTTATAACCTGTGCCCGGAGCGGGCTCCACTGGGCTGTACCACGCGTGGCGCTGGGGGTGGATGAAGATCCGTTCCTGGTGCCGAGGACTCAGGATCGTGAGAGAGAGCGGCAAGCGGTGATGGAAcaggaaatttaaaaaactaaaaagaggaaagaaagagatgagtGAGTGCCTAGTTGGTTCTGCGGGATCGGGTTCACGGTGAAGGGCTTCTGCCCCCCCTTCCATCCTCTGAGAATGGTTCTGTCCAAAGCCGCCGCTTCCCTGGACTTGGGCCGAGGGACCCCGAGCTTCTGTCTAGAAGCAGCCCCCCCACCCcgcgccacccccccccccccgcgtgcCCGCCCGCCCCAGGCTTCCAGCTGCCTTCTCTGTTGTCGTACCCAACACTGAATACAGACCGGGGTGACCTGCGAGTCGGGGCAGTACGCCTGTGTCTTCCCAGGTGGATGAAGCGAGAAATGTAAACTCTGGTATGGCTTTCAACGTGTTGCGTGTCACCCACAGGTCCTCGCGCTCACACTCCCGCACCTGCCCCTGGACGTCTTCCATCTTAGTGCGTTTGCTCGTTCTTTATTTCCAACCCTCATTCGCAAGGCCTACCGTCCTTGTTCTTCAGACGTTCCAGAATGAGCATCTTCCGAGGAGATCCCGCTTAAATGTTTCCCTGTGACCACTCTTCCAGAcccacgccacacacacacacacacacacacacacacacacacacacacacacacacacgcctcccCTCAAAGCATCCCGTTATTCCTGAGGTCTGAAAGGACCGATGTCGGTCTTCAAGACCTGTGCTCTCCAGCCCACGATGGTGTGCTCCCCAGAAAATTGGAGACTTTGGAAGGTTGCTCTAAATCCTGAATAAACTAGGGTAGGGGTGGGAGCTAAGGAGGGCAGGAGCCATTTCTATGCTTTTAGACTGGGAGACAGGCTGAAGGAGAGGGGTAGCTCATTGATTCAAGTCTC from the Peromyscus eremicus chromosome 8a, PerEre_H2_v1, whole genome shotgun sequence genome contains:
- the Hap1 gene encoding huntingtin-associated protein 1 isoform X3 produces the protein MRPKEQVQSGAGDGTGSGDPAAGTPATQPAANPAPEPSAEPKPAPAQGTGSGQRAPGSRTKTGSFCRSMIIGNSDAPWTRYVFQGPYGPRATSLGKGKAEGIWKTPAAYIGRRPGVSGPARAAFIRELQEALCPNPPPTKKITEDDVKVMLYLLEEKERDLTTAARIGQSLVKQNSALMEENNKLETMLGSAREEILHLRKQVNLRDDLLQLYSDSEEEEEEEEEEEEGEEEEHEGKRDQDRRHDHPYGAPKPPPKVESQHHCPQLEALQQKLKLLEEENEHLREEASHLDNLEDEEQMLILECVEQFSEASQQMAELSEVLVLRLEGYERQQKEITQLQAEITKLQQRCQSYGAQTEKLQQQLASEKGVHPESLRGGSHAQDYGSRLRERQEDGKNQRQRSSGSVTHYGYSVPLDALPSFPETLAEELRTSLRKIITDPAYFMERCDIRCKDEREQGKGVMPPPPPPQDLKPPEDFEAPEELVPEEELGAIEEVGTAEEGLAEEAEQASEETEAWEEVEPELDEATRMNVVASALEASGLGPSHLDMKYVLQQLSSWQDAHAKRQQKKQKGAPKDSPPALQQTNLGGGIVEQQHPGVQTQDSQRLEKERATHSPSPREEEGPSGAT
- the Hap1 gene encoding huntingtin-associated protein 1 isoform X1, producing the protein MRPKEQVQSGAGDGTGSGDPAAGTPATQPAANPAPEPSAEPKPAPAQGTGSGQRAPGSRTKTGSFCRSMIIGNSDAPWTRYVFQGPYGPRATSLGKGKAEGIWKTPAAYIGRRPGVSGPARAAFIRELQEALCPNPPPTKKITEDDVKVMLYLLEEKERDLTTAARIGQSLVKQNSALMEENNKLETMLGSAREEILHLRKQVNLRDDLLQLYSDSEEEEEEEEEEEEGEEEEHEGKRDQDRRHDHPYGAPKPPPKVESQHHCPQLEALQQKLKLLEEENEHLREEASHLDNLEDEEQMLILECVEQFSEASQQMAELSEVLVLRLEGYERQQKEITQLQAEITKLQQRCQSYGAQTEKLQQQLASEKGVHPEQSLRGGSHAQDYGSRLRERQEDGKNQRQRSSGSVTHYGYSVPLDALPSFPETLAEELRTSLRKIITDPAYFMERCDIRCKDEREQGKGVMPPPPPPQDLKPPEDFEAPEELVPEEELGAIEEVGTAEEGLAEEAEQASEETEAWEEVEPELDEATRMNVVASALEASGLGPSHLDMKYVLQQLSSWQDAHAKRQQKKQKGAPKGECSRRGHPPAGGTSFRPSTL
- the Hap1 gene encoding huntingtin-associated protein 1 isoform X2, whose protein sequence is MRPKEQVQSGAGDGTGSGDPAAGTPATQPAANPAPEPSAEPKPAPAQGTGSGQRAPGSRTKTGSFCRSMIIGNSDAPWTRYVFQGPYGPRATSLGKGKAEGIWKTPAAYIGRRPGVSGPARAAFIRELQEALCPNPPPTKKITEDDVKVMLYLLEEKERDLTTAARIGQSLVKQNSALMEENNKLETMLGSAREEILHLRKQVNLRDDLLQLYSDSEEEEEEEEEEEEGEEEEHEGKRDQDRRHDHPYGAPKPPPKVESQHHCPQLEALQQKLKLLEEENEHLREEASHLDNLEDEEQMLILECVEQFSEASQQMAELSEVLVLRLEGYERQQKEITQLQAEITKLQQRCQSYGAQTEKLQQQLASEKGVHPESLRGGSHAQDYGSRLRERQEDGKNQRQRSSGSVTHYGYSVPLDALPSFPETLAEELRTSLRKIITDPAYFMERCDIRCKDEREQGKGVMPPPPPPQDLKPPEDFEAPEELVPEEELGAIEEVGTAEEGLAEEAEQASEETEAWEEVEPELDEATRMNVVASALEASGLGPSHLDMKYVLQQLSSWQDAHAKRQQKKQKGAPKGECSRRGHPPAGGTSFRPSTL